CATCCGCAGTGGCCGTGATCGTGGAACTGCTAGCTTTCTGGGCGGCCATGCTTGCCGCCTATCTCCTGATGAAGCGTGCCGGCTGCTTCAGCCAGCCGGTGCTCTATCCCGATCTGGAACACCCCTTCCGTTACTGGTGGGCGCAACGGCTGGGGCGCCAGCCGGCGCCACTGCCGCCATCTGCGCCGCCACCCTCTGCGCCGCCGTCATCGCAGCAACGCGCGCAACAAAATGCCCGGAGAGCGTGACGCTGCCGGGCGCCTCAGCCCATGGCAGTAGTCTTGCTCGCTGCCGCCTCGACCGGGAACGCATAAAAGTACCGCATCCAGCCCTCGCCCAGCGAGGGAACGGGAATCTTTATGCGTTCTTTATGCGCTCCAGCCACCTTTCTATCCAGTTTTTACACCCCCATCGATAAGCTCCAAGCCGAAACCACTCAAGGGTGCCTGGTCATGGATGGGATCTTCTTGCTTGTATTGATCGGCTTCGCCGTGCTCAGCGCGGCCTTGCTGGGGCTGTGCGCTGTGCTCGTGCCGAAATCCCCGGCAGTGAGCGAGCGCGCCGGACCGCATCAACGGATGCCGGCGAAGCACAGCGCATCGGACAGGGGGTTGTGATGAGCTGGACGGACCTGCTGAGCGGCGCGCTGGCCGTTGCCATTTTTGTTTACCTCCTCATTGCGTTGTTCCGGCCGGAGAAATTCTGATGTCCTCCCAATTCGTGGGCCTGCTGGTCCTCTATCTCGCCATCCTGCTGGCGTGCGCGCCTTTTCTGGGCCGCTATATACGGCGCGCTGTCGAGGACGGCAACTATGCGCTGACCGCCTGGGGCCGTCCGCTGGAGCGGCTGATCTATCGGCTGGGTGCCGTGCGTGCCGGCGCCGAGATGGGGTGGAAGCAGTACACCATAGCGGTGGTGGCGTTCAACCTGCTCGGCGTGGTGGCGGTCTATGCGCTGCAGCGCTTGCAAGGCCTGCTGCCGCTGAACCCCCAGGGCTTCGGCGCGGTCACGCCGGACTCGGCCTTCAACACGGCCATCAGCTTTGTCAGCAATACGAACTGGCAAGGCTATGCCGGCGAGTCGACCATGGCCTATCTGACGCAGATGCTCGCGCTCACCGTGCAGAACTTCCTGTCCGCGGCAACCGGCATCGCCGTCGTGATCGCGCTGATTCGGGGCTTCGCGCGCCAGACCGCCGCCACCATCGGCAACTTCTGGGTCGACATGACGCGGGTCACGCTGTACGTGCTGGCGCCGATCGCGACCGTGATCGCGCTGGCGCTGGTCAGCCAGGGCGTGATCCAGAACTTCGATGCCTACAAGGAAGTGAGCCTGGTCGCGCCGGTCGAATACAGCCAGCCGAAGGTCGACGCGGCGGGGCAGCCGGTGCTCGATGCGCAGGGCAAGCCGGTGACGGAAGACCTGAAGACCGACAGGCAGACGCTGGCGATGGGGCCGGTGGCCTCGCAGGAAGCCATCAAGATGCTGGGCACCAACGGCGGCGGCTTCTTCAACGCCAACTCGGCGCATCCGTTCGAGAACCCGAATGCCCTGGCCAACCTCATCGAGATGCTGGCGATCTTCCTGATCCCGGCGGCGCTGTGCTTCACCTTCGGCGAGATGGTCGGCGACAGGCGCCAGGGCGTAGCCGTGCTCGGCGCCATGGCGCTCATCTTCGTGGCGATGGCGTGCGTTGCGGCGGTCTCCGAGCAGACGGCGAACCCCGCGCTGTCGGGCCTGCCGCTCGATCATGCCAGTTCGCTGCTGCAGGCCGGCGGCAATATGGAAGGCAAAGAAACGCGCTTCGGCATCGCTGCATCGGCCCTGTTCGCCACCATCACGACCGCGGCTTCGTGCGGCGCGGTCAATGCCATGCATGACTCGTTCACCGCCATCGGCGGGCTGGTGCCGATGCTGCTGATGCAGCTGGGCGAAGTCGTGTTTGGCGGCGTGGGCTCCGGCCTGTACGGCATGCTGGTCTACGCCGTGCTGGCGGTGTTCATCGCCGGACTGATGATCGGCCGCACGCCGGAGTATCTCGGCAAGAAGATCGAAACCTATGAGATGAAGATGGTGGCCGTGGCGATCCTGGTCACGCCGCTGCTGGTGCTGCTCGGCACCTCGGTGGCGGTGATGACCGGGGCGGGGCGCGCGGGGGTGTTCAATCCCGGCACGCATGGCTTTTCCGAGATCCTGTACGCGCTCTCGTCGGCGGCCAACAACAACGGCAGCGCCTTTGCGGGCCTGTCCGCCAACACGCCGTTCTACAACACGCTGCTGGCCGCGGCGATGTGGTTCGGCAGGTTCTGGATCATCATCCCCGTCCTGGCGCTGGCGGGTTCGCTGGCGGCCAAGAAGCGTATCCCGCCCAGCGGCGGCACCATGCCCACGCACGGCCCGCTGTTCGTCGTGCTGCTGGTTGGCACGGTGCTGCTGGTCGGCGCGCTGACCTATGTCCCGGCGCTGGCGCTGGGGCCGGTTGCCGAGCACCTGCAGGGCGCGATGCCGGCGGCGGCAAGGTAAATCGACCTCTCACGAAGACATATCGAGCATTGCTATACCTTCGGCCCCTGCGCTGCCTCGCCAGGGCGGGTGCCGTCTGTCTCTAGCGAATTGCGGAGCAACCATGCGACATGAATCAACGGCCCCAGTGGCCAACGGCGGTGCCAACGGGACCGGCGCGTCGTCCTCCGGCGCGCCTCAGGTGCAGCGCGCACCGGTGCCGGACCGGCAACACGGTTCCCACCACCATCGCCCGCCCGCGCGCAGCATGTTCGCGCCGGAGCTGGTGAAGCCCGCGCTGGCCGCGGCCTTCCGCAAGCTGTCGCCTCGCGACCAGCTGCGCAACCCTGTGATGTTCGTGGTCTACGCGGGCAGCATCCTGACGAGCCTGCTGTTCCTGAAGGCACTGGCCGCGCCGGCAGCAGGCGGCGAATCCGCAGCCTTCATCCTGGCGGTGTCGGCGTGGCTGTGGTTCACGGTGCTGTTCGCGAACTTTGCCGAGGCCCTTGCCGAGGGCCGCAGCAAGCAGCAGGCGGAATCGCTGCGCGGGCTGAAGACCACGGTGACCGCCCGTGTGCTGACGGAAGGGACCCGCGCCGGCGCAACCGAGGCGCGTCCGGCGACGGCGCTGCGCCGCGGCGATGTGGTGCTGGTCGAGGCTGGCGAGATGATCCCCGGCGACGGCGAAGTGATCGACGGCGTGGCTTCGGTCGACGAAAGCGCCATCACCGGCGAATCGGCGCCGGTGATCCGCGAGTCCGGCGGCGACTTCTCGTCCGTGACCGGCGGTACGCGCGTGCTGTCCGACTGGATCGTGGTGCGCATCACGACCAACCCGGGCGAAAGCTTTATCGACCGCATGATCACGATGGTCGAAGGCGCCAAGCGGCAGAAGACACCGAACGAGCTGGCCCTGACCATCCTGCTGGTCGGGCTGACCATCGTTCTGCTGCTGGCCACGGCCACGCTGCAGCCGTTCTCGCTCTACAGCGTGCTGGTGACCGGGGCGGGCGTGCCGGTGACGATCACCGTGCTGGTGGCGCTGCTGGTCTGCCTGATCCCGACCACGATCGGCGGGCTGCTTTCCGCGATCGGCGTGGCCGGCATGAGCCGGATGATGGAAGCGAACGTGATCGCCACCTCGGGCCGCGCCGTGGAAGCCGCCGGCGACGTGGATGTACTGCTGCTCGACAAGACCGGCACCATCACGCACGGCAACCGCCAGGCCTCGCGCTTCATCCCGGCGCCGGGCATTTCGCCGCTGCAGCTCGCGGAAGCCGCATGGCTGTCGTCGCTGGCCGACGAAACGCCGGAAGGGCGCAGCATCGTCACGCTGGCCCGCCAGCTGCCGGGCCTGACCCCGCCGTCGATGGCAAGCCTGAAGCCGGAATTCGTGCCGTTCAGCGCGCAGACGCGCATGAGCGGCGTGGACCTGCGCGACGGCGCCGGCGAGCGCCATGTGCGCAAGGGCGCCGCCGATGCCGTGCGTCGCTACGTCACGGAACGCGCCGGCAAGTTCCCCGATGCGGTGCTGCAGGCCGTGGATGAGGTTGCCCGTGCCGGCAGCACGCCGCTGGTGGTGGCCGACGCCAACGGCGATGCGGTGCGCGCGCTGGGCGTGATCGAACTGAAGGACATCGTCAAGACCGGCATCCGCGAGCGCTTCGGCGAGCTGCGCAGGATGGGCATCAAGACCGTGATGATCACCGGCGACAACCGGCTGACCGCGGCTTCGATCGCCGCGGAAGCCGGCGTCGACGACTTCCTCGCCGAAGCCACGCCGGAGGCCAAGCTCAAGCTGATCCGCCAGTACCAGGCCGAAGGGCGGCTCGTCGCGATGACCGGCGACGGCACCAACGACGCCCCCGCGCTCGCCCAGGCCGATGTGGCCGTGGCGATGAACAGCGGCACGCAGGCGGCCAAGGAAGCCGGCAACATGGTCGACCTGGACAGCAACCCGACCAAGCTGATCGAGATCGTCGAGATCGGCAAGCAGATGCTGATGACGCGCGGCTCGCTGACGACCTTCAGCGTGGCCAACGATATCGCCAAGTACTTCGCGATCATTCCCGCGGCCTTTGCCAGCACGTATCCGCAGCTGAACCTGCTCAATGTGATGGGGCTGGCCACGCCAGCATCGGCCATCATGTCCGCGGTGATCTTCAACGCGCTGATCATCGTCGTGCTGATCCCGCTGGCGCTCAGGGGCGTGGCCTACCGGCCGCTCGGCGCCGCGGTGCTGCTGCGCCGCAACCTGCTGATCTATGGGCTGGGCGGCATCCTGGTGCCGTTCGCGGGCATCAAGCTGATCGACATGATCCTGGCCCTGTCGGGCTGGGTCTGATTATCATCGCTACGATTCGGAGCATTCATGACTACGCAAATGCAGTCCCGGCAGCCGTCCCCGGCAGCCATGCAAGCTGGCCTGTTGCGGCCCATGCTGGTGGTGTTCGCCGGCCTGTCGCTGGTAACCGGCCTGCTGTATCCCGGCGTGATCACGGCGATCTCCCGGGCCGTGTTCCCGCACCAGGCCGGCGGATCGCTGATCGAGAAAGATGGCAGGGCGCTCGGCTCGGCACTGATCGGCCAGCCGTTCTCCGACCCGAAGTACTTCTGGGGCCGGCTGTCGGCCACGGCGCCGATGCCATACAACGCCGCGGCGTCGGTCGGGTCCAACCTGGGGCCCGGCAATCCGGCGCTGACCGACGCCGCACGCGCGCGCGTCGACGCGTTGCGTGCGGCGGATCCGGACAACCGCGCGTCCGTGCCCGTGGATCTGGTGACCGCTTCCGGCAGTGGGCTCGACCCCCACATCAGTCCAGCGGCCGCAGAATACCAGGTGGCGCGCGTCGCCCGCCTCAGGCGGCTGCCGGTCGGCCAGGTCAGGCAACTGGTTGCGGCGAATACGGAAACGCCACTGCTGGCGGTGCTGGGCGATCCGGGCGTCAATGTGCTGAAGCTGAACCTGGCCCTGGATGCGATCGCCGGCAAGTAGCCCTTGCCGCAGGGATCGACGCTGACGGCGGGCCGGCGTCGCGATGGCACGCGGATGAAGGAAAATGGGGTTTGCCAATGCAAGGATAGAAGTTGAGCCGTCCGATGTCTGATGCCGAATTGCGCGAGGCCCGCGCCCGCCCCGATCCCGACGCCCTTCTGCAGTGGGTGCAGCAGGAGGGCGCCCGTGCCTTGCGCGGCAAGCTCAGGGTCTACTTTGGCGCTTCCGCCGGCGTCGGCAAGACCTTTGCCATGCTTGCCGCGGCGCGCGCGGCGGCAGGGCAAGGCACGGATGTCGTCATCGGCATCGTCGAGACCCACGGCCGCGCGGAGACCGAAGCGCTGATCGCCGGGGTCGAGCGGCTGCCGATGAAGGCTGTGCCGTATCGCGAGCGGGTTCTCCAGGAGTTCGACCTGGACGCTGCGCTCGCCCGCAAACCGGCGCTGATCCTGGTCGACGAACTGGCCCATTCCAACGCACCGGGCAGCCGCCATCCCAAGCGGTGGCAGGATATCCAGGAACTGCAGGCTGCCGGTATTGACGTGTGGACCACGGTCAATGTGCAGCATCTGGACAGCCTGAATGAGGCGGTTGGCGGCATTACCGGCATCCGCGTCTGGGAAACCGTGCCGGATGTTGTCTTCGACAGTGCCGACGAAGTGGTGCTGGTTGACCTGCCCGCAGACGAGTTGCTGCGCCGGCTGAAGGAAGGCAAGGTCTATCTGCCCGAGCAGGCGCGTCATGCGGCGCGCAATTTCTTCCGGAAGGGCAATCTGATCGCTCTGCGCGAACTGGCGCTGCGCCGGACAGCCGACCGGGTAGACTCCGATGTCCAGGCATGGCGCCAATCGGAATCCGTGCAGGCCGTGTGGCGGACCCGCGAGGCCGTGCTGGCCTGCATCGGCAGCGGCGACGATGCCGAGCAGGTGGTGAAGAGTGCGCGCCGGCTTGCCGGGCAGCTCGATTGCCCCTGGCACGTGGTGACCATAGCCACCCCCCGGCTGACACCCCCATCCGATTTCGCAAGAGCCCGGCTGGAGACGGCGATGCGTCTCGCGGAGGAACTTGGCGCGCGTACCGAGACGCTGGCCGGCAACGACATGGTTCAGGCCATCGTCGGATATGTTCGCCGCCACAACCTGACCAAGGTCATCATCGGCCGCGCACCGGCGGACTGGCGCCGCGGCGGCGATTCGCTCGCCGAGCGGGCACGCTCCCTCCTGGGACTGGCCTTGACCCCGTTTATGAACGCGCCGGCGTGGCTGTTCGGTCGTCGCAGCTTTGCCGATGCGCTGGCGATCGGATGTCCGGACGTCGATATCATCCGCGTCGCCGCGGACACCACGCGGGTCGATCTGCGCCCGCGCCATGGCTCCGAAGCACCAGAGGCTCCAACGCCGGGCGAGGGCGCCCGGCGCAAGGATTATCTGTGGGCCATGGCATGGTGTGCCGGTGCCACGGTACTGTCGGCGCTGGCGTTGCCGTGGTTTGACATCGTCAATATCGCCATGCTGTTTCTGGCGGCGGTGGTCGGCGTGGCGCTGCGTCATGGGCGAGGACCGGCGGCGCTGGCTTCGGTATTGTCTGTGGCCGCCTTCGACTTCTTTTTCGTGCCGCCTCGACTGTCGTTCGCCGTCAGCGACGTGCAGTATCTGCTGACGTTTCTCGTGCTCCTGTCGGTGGGCCTGGTCATCGGGCAACTGACAGCGGGTTTGCGCGAACAGGCGCAGGTGGCCGTACAGCGCGAGAACGATGCACGCATCCTGTACGAACTCGCCCGGGAGCTGTCTGCCGCGCTGATGCCCGATCAGATCGTTGCCATCGGCAGCCGTTTCCTGCGCGCCGCCTTCGATGCCAATTCGGCCTTCTTCCTGGTTTCGCCGGAAGGCCGCTTGCTGCCACCGGTGACCGATGTCGCCCAGCACGACACGGCGGCGCGAACCGACTCGATCGACCGTGTGCTGGCGGAGTGGGTGTTCCATCACGGTCTGCCGGCCGGCACCGGCACGCATACCTTGCCAGGCAGCACCGTGTTGTATCTGCCGTTGAAGGCGCCGATGCAGACCCGTGGCGTGCTGGCAATCGAGCCGGCGGTGTCACACGCGCTGGCGCACCCTGCGCTTCGGCGTCAGGTCGATGTATTCTGCACGCTGATCGCGATCGCCATCGAACGATTGCACTACGTTGAAGTGGCGCAGCAGGCCCTGTTGTCGATGGAGTCAGAGCGTCTGCGCAGTTCATTGCTGGCCGCCGTCTCCCACGACCTGCGAACGCCGCTGA
The window above is part of the Cupriavidus taiwanensis LMG 19424 genome. Proteins encoded here:
- the kdpF gene encoding K(+)-transporting ATPase subunit F, with amino-acid sequence MSWTDLLSGALAVAIFVYLLIALFRPEKF
- the kdpA gene encoding potassium-transporting ATPase subunit KdpA, which gives rise to MSSQFVGLLVLYLAILLACAPFLGRYIRRAVEDGNYALTAWGRPLERLIYRLGAVRAGAEMGWKQYTIAVVAFNLLGVVAVYALQRLQGLLPLNPQGFGAVTPDSAFNTAISFVSNTNWQGYAGESTMAYLTQMLALTVQNFLSAATGIAVVIALIRGFARQTAATIGNFWVDMTRVTLYVLAPIATVIALALVSQGVIQNFDAYKEVSLVAPVEYSQPKVDAAGQPVLDAQGKPVTEDLKTDRQTLAMGPVASQEAIKMLGTNGGGFFNANSAHPFENPNALANLIEMLAIFLIPAALCFTFGEMVGDRRQGVAVLGAMALIFVAMACVAAVSEQTANPALSGLPLDHASSLLQAGGNMEGKETRFGIAASALFATITTAASCGAVNAMHDSFTAIGGLVPMLLMQLGEVVFGGVGSGLYGMLVYAVLAVFIAGLMIGRTPEYLGKKIETYEMKMVAVAILVTPLLVLLGTSVAVMTGAGRAGVFNPGTHGFSEILYALSSAANNNGSAFAGLSANTPFYNTLLAAAMWFGRFWIIIPVLALAGSLAAKKRIPPSGGTMPTHGPLFVVLLVGTVLLVGALTYVPALALGPVAEHLQGAMPAAAR
- a CDS encoding sensor histidine kinase — its product is MSDAELREARARPDPDALLQWVQQEGARALRGKLRVYFGASAGVGKTFAMLAAARAAAGQGTDVVIGIVETHGRAETEALIAGVERLPMKAVPYRERVLQEFDLDAALARKPALILVDELAHSNAPGSRHPKRWQDIQELQAAGIDVWTTVNVQHLDSLNEAVGGITGIRVWETVPDVVFDSADEVVLVDLPADELLRRLKEGKVYLPEQARHAARNFFRKGNLIALRELALRRTADRVDSDVQAWRQSESVQAVWRTREAVLACIGSGDDAEQVVKSARRLAGQLDCPWHVVTIATPRLTPPSDFARARLETAMRLAEELGARTETLAGNDMVQAIVGYVRRHNLTKVIIGRAPADWRRGGDSLAERARSLLGLALTPFMNAPAWLFGRRSFADALAIGCPDVDIIRVAADTTRVDLRPRHGSEAPEAPTPGEGARRKDYLWAMAWCAGATVLSALALPWFDIVNIAMLFLAAVVGVALRHGRGPAALASVLSVAAFDFFFVPPRLSFAVSDVQYLLTFLVLLSVGLVIGQLTAGLREQAQVAVQRENDARILYELARELSAALMPDQIVAIGSRFLRAAFDANSAFFLVSPEGRLLPPVTDVAQHDTAARTDSIDRVLAEWVFHHGLPAGTGTHTLPGSTVLYLPLKAPMQTRGVLAIEPAVSHALAHPALRRQVDVFCTLIAIAIERLHYVEVAQQALLSMESERLRSSLLAAVSHDLRTPLTSLIGMAETMQRSGPALTPPLAETVAAMLEQARRMRTMVVNLLDMAKLQSREVLTNKEWQSVEELVGSSLAAMREALEHHRVIVADLSQVPLIECDAVLVERVLCNLLENASKYTPAGTEIRISSAPVEDEIRIVVEDDGPGVPKGKERQIFEKFTRGERESATAGVGLGLAVCEAIVQAHGGRIWVEAAQRPDRPDGQAGARFVVALPRGNPPAVELEPTDA
- the kdpC gene encoding potassium-transporting ATPase subunit KdpC, which gives rise to MTTQMQSRQPSPAAMQAGLLRPMLVVFAGLSLVTGLLYPGVITAISRAVFPHQAGGSLIEKDGRALGSALIGQPFSDPKYFWGRLSATAPMPYNAAASVGSNLGPGNPALTDAARARVDALRAADPDNRASVPVDLVTASGSGLDPHISPAAAEYQVARVARLRRLPVGQVRQLVAANTETPLLAVLGDPGVNVLKLNLALDAIAGK
- the kdpB gene encoding potassium-transporting ATPase subunit KdpB; its protein translation is MFAPELVKPALAAAFRKLSPRDQLRNPVMFVVYAGSILTSLLFLKALAAPAAGGESAAFILAVSAWLWFTVLFANFAEALAEGRSKQQAESLRGLKTTVTARVLTEGTRAGATEARPATALRRGDVVLVEAGEMIPGDGEVIDGVASVDESAITGESAPVIRESGGDFSSVTGGTRVLSDWIVVRITTNPGESFIDRMITMVEGAKRQKTPNELALTILLVGLTIVLLLATATLQPFSLYSVLVTGAGVPVTITVLVALLVCLIPTTIGGLLSAIGVAGMSRMMEANVIATSGRAVEAAGDVDVLLLDKTGTITHGNRQASRFIPAPGISPLQLAEAAWLSSLADETPEGRSIVTLARQLPGLTPPSMASLKPEFVPFSAQTRMSGVDLRDGAGERHVRKGAADAVRRYVTERAGKFPDAVLQAVDEVARAGSTPLVVADANGDAVRALGVIELKDIVKTGIRERFGELRRMGIKTVMITGDNRLTAASIAAEAGVDDFLAEATPEAKLKLIRQYQAEGRLVAMTGDGTNDAPALAQADVAVAMNSGTQAAKEAGNMVDLDSNPTKLIEIVEIGKQMLMTRGSLTTFSVANDIAKYFAIIPAAFASTYPQLNLLNVMGLATPASAIMSAVIFNALIIVVLIPLALRGVAYRPLGAAVLLRRNLLIYGLGGILVPFAGIKLIDMILALSGWV